The following coding sequences are from one Rhineura floridana isolate rRhiFlo1 chromosome 2, rRhiFlo1.hap2, whole genome shotgun sequence window:
- the LOC133376186 gene encoding UDP-glucuronosyltransferase 1A1-like isoform X2 has translation MGFLHSFHFGLHQGATSKKIYVCQGISQLPACLLLTFFFWNLSYGGKVLVIPMDGSHWLSIHPVIEHLQQRGHQVVAVAPEVNLWIKPSIHYTMKTFAVPYTKEYLKTELQKLGYKIFARQPFLARMTETFARIRNITMLLFNNCKHLLHSKELIAYLEETKFDIVFMDPVSPCGQILAEYLHLPSIYYVRGIPCGLDFEAMQCPNPHSYVPKFFSGNTDRMTFNQRVKNFLVGLLEFMICYILYSPYGAVSKEFLHRDMTVAELYGQASIWLLRYDFVFEYPRPIMPNMVFIGGINCARESSLTEEFEAIVNGSGEHGIVVFSLGSMVSEIPMKKAMEIAEALGTIPQTVLWRYTGETPPNLANNTKLVKWLPQNDLLAHPKARAFITHAGSHGVYEGICNAVPMVLMPLFGDQMDNAKRVESRGAGVTLNVVEMTSKDLSDALKAVIFDKKYKENIQRLSALHLDRPIQPIDLAVHWVEFVMKHKGAPHLRPAAHDLNCIQYHSIDVIAFLLAVALLALFISLKCCLFCCRKCFCKSGRLSKKSKSKSQ, from the exons ATGGGTTTTTTACACTCATTTCATTTTGGGTTACACCAAGGTGCAACTAGCAAGAAGATTTATGTGTGTCAAGGCATTTCTCAGCTACCTGCATGTCTTCTACTTACTTTCTTTTTCTGGAACCTTTCATATGGAGGAAAGGTGTTGGTAATACCCATGGATGGCAGTCACTGGCTCAGTATACATCCAGTTATCGAACACCTTCAGCAGAGAGGACACCAGGTAGTAGCTGTTGCTCCTGAGGTGAACTTATGGATCAAGCCATCTATACATTATACAATGAAAACATTTGCTGTACCCTACACAAAGGAATACCTGAAAACAGAACTCCAAAAACTTGGCTACAAGATTTTTGCACGCCAGCCTTTCCTGGCAAGAATGACCGAGACGTTTGCAAGAATAAGAAATATTACAATGCTTCTATTCAATAATTGCAAGCATCTTTTACACAGCAAAGAGCTGATTGCTTACCTTGAAGAAACCAAATTTGACATTGTATTTATGGACCCAGTGTCTCCATGTGGACAGATCTTGGCTGAGTACTTACATCTTCCTTCTATTTACTATGTACGGGGAATTCCATGTGGTCTAGACTTTGAAGCAATGCAGTGTCCAAACCCACATTCTTATGTCCCAAAATTCTTCTCAGGCAATACAGATCGCATGACATTTAACCAGCGAGTGAAGAATTTTTTAGTCGGCTTGCTGGAATTCATGATATGTTATATTCTTTATTCACCATATGGAGCTGTGAGCAAGGAATTCCTGCACCGAGATATGACTGTAGCAGAGCTTTATGGTCAAGCATCCATTTGGCTTCTGCGTTATGACTTTGTTTTTGAGTATCCCAGGCCTATCATGCCCAACATGGTCTTCATTGGAGGTATAAACTGTGCAAGGGAGAGTTCACTAACTGAG gaaTTTGAAGCCATAGTAAATGGTTCTGGTGAACATGGCATTGTGGTATTTTCCTTGGGCTCAATGGTTTCTGAAATTCCAATGAAAAAAGCCATGGAAATTGCTGAAGCATTGGGAACCATACCTCAGACG GTGCTGTGGAGGTATACAGGAGAAACACCACCCAATCTTGCGAACAACACAAAGCTTGTTAAGTGGCTTCCACAAAATGATCTGCTTG CTCATCCAAAAGCTAGAGCCTTTATCACTCATGCTGGCTCCCATGGGGTCTATGAGGGGATCTGCAATGCTGTACCCATGGTGCTGATGCCACTTTTTGGAGATCAAATGGACAATGCAAAGCGGGTAGAATCTCGAGGAGCAGGAGTGACTCTGAATGTAGTTGAAATGACCTCAAAGGACTTATCTGATGCACTGAAGGCTGTCATTTTTGATAAAAA GTATAAAGAGAATATCCAGCGTCTATCAGCCCTCCACCTGGACAGACCCATCCAACCTATCGATCTTGCAGTTCATTGGGTAGAGTTTGTGATGAAGCACAAGGGGGCTCCCCATTTGAGGCCAGCAGCCCATGACCTCAACTGCATCCAGTACCACTCTATTGATGTCATTGCATTCCTCCTAGCTGTAGCACTGCTTGCCCTGTTCATCTCACTGAAGTGCTGTCTGTTCTGCTGCAGGAAGTGTTTCTGCAAAAGTGGAAGACTGAGCAAGAAAAGCAAATCAAAATCCCAGTAA